A genome region from Macaca fascicularis isolate 582-1 chromosome 3, T2T-MFA8v1.1 includes the following:
- the LOC102146522 gene encoding NADH dehydrogenase [ubiquinone] 1 beta subcomplex subunit 9-like, with product MRAWFEEHKNEKDMMKATQLLKKAEEEFWYFQHPQPYTFPDSPRGASYVTYECYEVPEWCLGDWHPSEKAVYPDYFAKRKQWKKLQRESWKREVKQLQKQMPPAQKEGDLPPLWWHIVTRPREQSM from the coding sequence ATGAGAGCCTGGTTTGAAGAACATAAGAATGAAAAGGATATGATGAAGGCCACCCAGCTGCTGAagaaggctgaggaagaattcTGGTATTTTCAGCATCCACAGCCATACACCTTCCCTGACTCTCCTAGGGGTGCCTCCTATGTGACATATGAGTGCTACGAGGTACCAGAATGGTGCTTAGGAGACTGGCATCCTTCTGAGAAGGCAGTGTATCCTGATTACTTTGCCAAGAGAAAACAGTGGAAGAAACTGCAGAGGGAAAGCTGGAAACGAGAGGTTAAGCAGCTACAGAAGCAAATGCCACCTGCCCAAAAGGAAGGTGATTTGCCCCCACTGTGGTGGCATATTGTGACCAGACCCCGGGAGCAGTccatgtag